AATTTTTGCATTAATTTTTTCAATTAATTTAGAGAATTGGTTTTGCTTAAAGGATTCTAAAAGCTTGATCTTTTCTGAAATCATTTCAATATTAAAAAAATTAACTTGTGATATTATAAAGAAAAATACTTAAGCAAATATTAACACATGATCAGTGCTTGTAAAAACTCAATCTTTTTTGTAAAAAAATTTTTTAATTCAGCCACTTAGTCTGTTTAAATTGCAGATTGAAAAAATATTGTTGCTTACATCTCTGATTTTTGATAAGCCTTAATCGTGTTTGATACGCTCAATGATACTGTATTTTTGACTGCCTCCAGGCTGTGATTGTTAAAGACAAGTTTTTGATTGACTTCCAGTTCAATGCCTACGTATTCATGATGACTGTATTTTTTACGCAAGGATGTAGTAAACCCGTCACTGGTTCCTTTATAAGGATAATTCATACGTACCTTTAACTGGGGGTGGAGCATGTTGATTTCTTTTTGCCATTGCTTGGCCAGGATTTTTTCTGAATTACTCTGTGGGTCATATAGAAGGCCAATGTCTGTAGAGCGAATAATGTTGTTCATTACCGGCGTAAAACTGTGTGTGGATAGATGCCAAACTTGCAGTCCTTGACTAATCAGTTGGTGAATATGATTCATGACTTGGTTTCGAAATGGAAAATAGAATTGATCCAGTATTTTTTTCTTTTCATCTGAGGGTAGATTTTTTGTAATCTCTGAAAAGCAATGGGGATGATTAATACTCCTGTTGCAATCAACCAATAACCTGGTACAGGTGGCCTGAAACAAACTGCAATGGTTTTTTTTATGAATCGACTGTGCGATTTCAAGCGCCCCAAAATCGATTCCTCTGTGAGAATCTAATAATTCTTTATGGCGTTCAAACAGCGTTTGATAGTCGTAGGGAACCGTATTGACAGCGTGTTCACAACTGATTAGAAGGGCTATATTTTTCATTATATCAAGGGGTAAATTGTTCATTGTTAAGCAAACAATGAGTTAATTGTTTATACACTTGT
Above is a genomic segment from Legionella pneumophila subsp. pascullei containing:
- a CDS encoding N-formylglutamate amidohydrolase is translated as MNNLPLDIMKNIALLISCEHAVNTVPYDYQTLFERHKELLDSHRGIDFGALEIAQSIHKKNHCSLFQATCTRLLVDCNRSINHPHCFSEITKNLPSDEKKKILDQFYFPFRNQVMNHIHQLISQGLQVWHLSTHSFTPVMNNIIRSTDIGLLYDPQSNSEKILAKQWQKEINMLHPQLKVRMNYPYKGTSDGFTTSLRKKYSHHEYVGIELEVNQKLVFNNHSLEAVKNTVSLSVSNTIKAYQKSEM